In one window of Aphidius gifuensis isolate YNYX2018 linkage group LG4, ASM1490517v1, whole genome shotgun sequence DNA:
- the LOC122853893 gene encoding vascular endothelial growth factor receptor 1-like: MRIQINKTLPGDIGSYGCGHNKKDVRWIQVQEESWNKYEEKDIPKTSYIEVKKNDPFQITCSHGPKIIFYRYLSPWLCCTLPIENEANKTDMIMSDEERLKTRGIFNCSISCERYRDDFMNAKISQDEKDGIFILNLEKKKAVLGDIGWYGCRFIIKNVQLKDNGYYECRIILDGITEEKGFDVLVTEPNNLRPTMYPDLSYIELEEYQILNLTCTSTQRPYFFTKRNTKLLEEKTHEKADGIHTSKLQVKRSPQDTGFYGCANFKFNHMDLELNNMNIRWIYVYVKEIAEIENTAVAFPSSNIRSTLEESNRHLEIQNMTRIFSSVNKPFEFGISGPKKNVVVGETLELICIGYLTNSLNRIKWINNYSYKYESEISAEHNPRMNIKVLEYDDICISILTISSVEKSDEDIYHCKTKETIYNYMLNVNELRKPNCNHTNMNETEAKYETSGKSTVLTCYTDGVPEPIITWSMNDVQINRVSGTLNEICKYEFHNNYQELHIGYLDEGCFGNYSCKADNKLGHWETYQQIVMDDPTIRYIVAFGITSALIITTIISIYFIIKLKKEKKLRTQLIEGNLKSYDKSWEFPRDKLKLGKQLGCGQFGVVIKAEAQGIYDDDNASIKTVAVKKVQKSTEMTNFQALANELNIMIYIGKHKNIVNLLGACTKNIAKHELLVIVEYCHFGDLHDYLFKHRLKFINQINPLTGKIDIGFGISTALTNVKKNNNNNKNNEINYSTLSVSGSRSSGLSVISDKDSIKMSNNIALNKSARCPEDCLDDCNKDQTLQTICTQDLFSWSLQVAQGMEYLSNKKVLHGDLAARNILLAENNIVKISDFGLAKNICNGIYKKVDNAPLPVKWMAIDSLAGRIFTTQSDVWSFGIVLWEFFSLAETPYAEMDADDCWLKVLKGYRMKKPEYATNKIYNIMLKCWLENPTLRPTFTDLVTDIGDLFDNFDKKDNNDLNTPWAHNIYAYDEIEKRPDDGKNNDYLIMNHVPNHPALSSSKSDNVDEPTIHINTNLSYVSMH, from the exons ATGAGaatccaaataaataaaacactgCCTGGTGACATTGGATCATATGGGTGTggtcataataaaaaagacgTACGCTGGATTCAGGTTCAAGAAGAATCTTGGAATAAATATGAAG aaaAGGATATCCCAAAAACATCATATATTGAAGTCAAGAAAAATGATCCATTTCAAATAACATGCAGTCATGgaccaaaaataatattttatcgataTTTATCACCTTGGCTATGT tgtACGTTGCCAATTGAAAATGAGGCAAATAAAACTGACATGATAATGAGTGATGAAGAACGATTAAAAACTCGAGGCATATTTAATTGCTCTATTTCTTGTGAAAGATAcaga GATGATTTTATGAATGCAAAAATAAGTCAGGACGAAAAAGATggaattttcatattaaatttagaaaaaaaaaaagcggtACTTGGTGATATTGGCTGGTATGGTTGca gatttattattaaaaatgttcaaTTAAAAGACAATGGGTATTACGAATGCAGAATAATATTAGATGGCATTACCGAAGAAAAGGGTTTTGATGTGTTAGTGACGG AGCCAAATAATTTGAGACCAACTATGTATCCAGATTTATCATATATTGAATTGGAAGAATATCAGATACTTAATTTAACATGCACAAGTACACAAAGACCGTATTTCTTC acGAAGAGGAACACAAAACTCCTTGAAGAAAAGACACATGAAAAAGCAGATGGAATTCACACATCAAAGTTGCAAGTAAAAAGATCACCTCAAGACACTGGCTTTTATGGATGTGCTAATTTTAAGTTTAATCACATGGACTTAGAGCTTAATAACATGAATATTCGTTGGATTTACGTTTACGTTAAAG AAATAgctgaaattgaaaatactgCTGTAGCATTTCCAAGCTCAAATATAAGATCAACACTTGAAGAATCAAATCGACATTTAGAAATTCAAAATATGACAAGAATTTTCAGTTCTGTAA ataaacCTTTTGAATTTGGAATTAGtggtccaaaaaaaaatgtggtaGTTGGTGAGACGTTGGAATTGATATGTATTGGGTATCTAACGAATTcgttaaatagaataaaatggataaataattattcatataaatatgagTCAGAAATAAGTGCAGAACACAATCCAAGAATGAATATAAAAGTGTTAGAATATGACGATATATGCATatcaatattgacaataaGTTCAGTTGAAAAATCAGATGAAGATATATATCATTGTAAAACTAaagaaacaatttataattatatgctAAATGTCAATGAATTGAGAAAACCAAATTGCAATCATACAAATATGAATGAAACCGAAGCTAAATATGAAACTAGTGGAAAATCAACTGTGCTAACATGCTATACTGATGGTGTGCCTGAGCCAATAATTACTTGGTCGATGAATGATGTCCAAATAAATAGGGTTTCTGGGACGCTAAatgaaatttgtaaatatgaaTTTCATAATAACTATCAAGAGTTACATATTGGATATTTAGATGAAGGTTGTTTTGGAAATTATTCATGTAAAGCTGATAATAAGTTGGGTCATTGGGAAACATACCAGCAAATAGTAATGGATGATCCAACAATAAGATATATCGTAGCATTTGGAATTACATCAGCGCTAATAATTACTActattatttcgatttattttattattaaacttaaaaaagaaaaaaaattacgtacaCAACTTATAGAAGGTAATTTAAAGTCATATGATAAATCTTGGGAATTTCCACGTGACAAATTGAAACTTGGCAAACAATTGGGATGTGGTCAATTTGGAGTTGTAATTAAAGCGGAAGCCCAAGGTatttatgatgatgacaatgcatcaataaaaacagttgctgtaaaaaaagttcaaaaatcAACTGAAATGACAAACTTCCAGGCACTTGCAAATGAACtaaatattatgatttatattggaaaacataaaaatattgttaatctACTTGGTGCTTGCACTAAAAATATTGCTAAACATGAATTACTtgtaattgttgaatattgtcATTTTGGTGATTTAcatgattatttgtttaaacatagattaaaatttataaatcaaattaatccATTGACtggtaaaattgatattggtTTCGGAATTTCAACTGCATTGacaaacgtaaaaaaaaacaacaacaacaataagaACAATGA aattaattattcaacattGTCCGTTTCTGGTAGTCGTAGTTCTGGTTTATCAGTGATAAGTGATAAAGActcaataaaaatgtcaaataatattGCTCTCAACAAGTCAGCACGGTGTCCTGAAGATTGCCTTGATGATTGTAATAAAGATCAAACTTTACAAACGATTTGTACACAAGATTTGTTCTCTTGGTCATTACAAGTTGCCCAAGGAATGGAATATCTTAGTAATAAAAag GTACTTCATGGTGATTTGGCTGCACGAAATATACTTCTTGCTgagaataatattgttaaaattagtGATTTTGGTCTagctaaaaatatatgtaatggTATTTACAAAAAAGTAGATAATGCTCCACTGCCAGTAAAATGGATGGCAATTGATTCTCTAGCAGGTAGAATATTTACAACTCAATCAGATGTCTGGTCATTTGGTATTGTACTTTGGGAATTTTTTTCCCTTGCTGAAACACCATATGCAGAAATGGATGCTGATGATTGTTGGTTAAAAGTACTTAAAGGATATAGAATGAAAAAACCAGAATAtgctacaaataaaatttacaatataatgtTGAAATGCTGGCTAGAAAATCCAACGCTTAGACCAACATTTACTGATCTCGTTACTGATATTggtgatttatttgataattttgacaaaaaagataataacGATTTAAACACACCATGGGCACACAACATATATGCATATGATGAAATAGAGAAGAGGCCAgatgatggtaaaaataatgattactTGATTATGAATCATGTACCAAACCATCCAGcattgtcatcatcaaaaaGTGACAATGTCGATGAACCAACAATTCATATCAATACAAACTTATCATATGTTTCTATGCACTAA
- the LOC122853894 gene encoding dynamin-like: MDKKTITPGNIDLATSDELAKEVDPTGIRTIGVITKLDMMGEGNDARAALENKLYPLSRGYVGIINRNQSDIDKNKSIADAIESEKKFFNEHRAYQFFSDRLGTACLQQILNEQLTNHIRDKLPALRNEMEAKLSDINIYLGEKEYKLNDAESKLQALSEMHRLTLDMFNNEIGFYESDQVGKT, from the exons ATGGACAAAAAAACTA TAACACCTGGTAATATTGATCTTGCAACTAGTGATGAACTTGCAAAAGAAGTTGATCCTACTG GTATCAGAACTATTGGAGTGATTACCAAGCTGGACATGATGGGTGAAGGTAACGATGCCAGAGCTGCGTTAGAAAACAAATTGTATCCATTGAGTAGAGGCTACGTTGGTATCATCAATCGTAATCAGAGTgatattgacaaaaataaaagtattgcTGATGCAATTGAgtctgagaaaaaatttttcaacga ACATCGagcatatcaatttttttctgatagaCTTGGGACTGCTTGTCTACAACAAATACTTAATGAACAATTAACAAATCACATACGTGATAAATTACCAGCATTACGAAACGAAATGGAAGCTAAATTGTctgatattaatatatatttaggaGAGAAAGAATACAAGCTTAACGATGCAGAATCAAAATTACAAGCTTTATCTGA AATGCATAGACTTACTCTTGACATGTTCAATAACGAAATCGGTTTTTATGAGTCGGATCAAGTAGGCAAAACA